Proteins from a single region of Pseudomonas ekonensis:
- a CDS encoding DUF1513 domain-containing protein produces MLRRQALTLGSLLLGAVTLGGWTLFKRKVQSPLLLSARDDADGRHYAVGYRLDGTRLFATEVGQRCHDIINHPTLPIALFVARRPGTESYLIDLRDGALLQTVTSQPNRHFYGHAVIHHSGDCLYATENDTTDPGRGLLGVYRFEGERLVHSGEISTHGLGPHQVSWMPDGETLVVANGGIRTEAESRVDMNLDAMEPSLVLMRRDGTLLSKETLAQQMNSVRHLGIASDGTIVAGQQFMGPSQERSELLAIKRPGQPFVAFPVPDHQLQSMGHYTASVAVHSDLRLVALTAPRGNRFFIWDLDSGEVRLDAPLPDCAGVGAVKDGFVVTSGQGRCRYYDCRQDELLAKPLDLPAGLWDNHLHLMA; encoded by the coding sequence ATGCTGCGACGCCAGGCTCTGACTTTAGGTAGTTTGCTGCTGGGAGCAGTGACGCTGGGCGGCTGGACGCTGTTCAAACGCAAGGTGCAAAGCCCGCTGCTGCTGTCGGCCCGGGACGACGCCGACGGCCGGCATTACGCCGTCGGCTACCGCCTGGACGGCACCCGGCTGTTCGCCACCGAGGTCGGCCAGCGCTGCCACGACATCATCAACCACCCGACGCTGCCGATCGCGCTGTTCGTCGCCCGCCGCCCGGGCACCGAGAGCTACCTGATCGACCTGCGCGACGGTGCGCTGCTGCAGACCGTGACCTCGCAGCCGAACCGGCATTTCTACGGCCATGCGGTGATCCACCACAGCGGCGACTGCCTGTACGCCACCGAAAACGACACCACCGACCCGGGCCGCGGCCTGTTGGGGGTGTACCGGTTCGAGGGCGAACGGCTGGTGCACAGCGGCGAGATTTCCACCCATGGCCTGGGGCCTCATCAGGTGTCGTGGATGCCCGACGGCGAAACCCTGGTGGTGGCCAACGGCGGGATCCGCACCGAGGCCGAAAGCCGGGTGGACATGAACCTCGACGCCATGGAGCCGAGCCTGGTGCTGATGCGCCGCGACGGCACGCTGCTGAGCAAGGAAACCCTCGCCCAGCAGATGAACAGCGTGCGTCATCTCGGGATCGCCAGCGACGGCACCATCGTCGCCGGCCAGCAGTTCATGGGGCCCTCGCAGGAGCGCTCCGAGCTGCTGGCGATCAAGCGTCCGGGCCAGCCGTTCGTGGCGTTCCCGGTGCCGGATCACCAGTTGCAGTCCATGGGCCACTACACCGCCAGCGTCGCCGTGCACAGCGACCTGCGGCTGGTGGCGCTGACCGCCCCGCGCGGCAACCGCTTCTTCATCTGGGACCTGGACAGCGGCGAAGTGCGCCTCGACGCGCCGCTGCCGGACTGCGCCGGGGTCGGCGCGGTGAAAGACGGTTTCGTCGTGACCTCGGGCCAGGGACGCTGCCGCTACTACGATTGCCGCCAGGACGAACTCCTGGCCAAACCGCTGGATCTGCCGGCGGGGCTCTGGGACAACCATCTGCACCTGATGGCATGA